One region of Rhizobium sp. WYJ-E13 genomic DNA includes:
- a CDS encoding beta-xylosidase gives MTVQEEKTMTSSYDVTINVHASKPTGPYKPLWNWFGYDEPNYTYSPHGKKLLKELTELSPVAPRIRAHNLLTSGDGKPALKWGSTNAYTEDANGNPVYDWTIIDQIFDTYVEAGNIPLIQIGFTPEALSDFDGPYKHHWEPADRYATITTGWTAPPKDLKKWGDLIEAWARHLADRYGEDVVSSWPWEVWNEPDGHYWTGTIPEFCAMYDASARAVKRAMPKARVGGPHTCGAFANEKAQTFLRAFLRHVVESKPPLDFIAFHAKGNPVIFDGHVRMGLHKQLRDIETNLAIINEFPELRHLPVVIGESDPEGCAACSARVHPQNGYRNGPLYSVYVVESMIRTYELSRRANIEIEGAVTWAFLFDDQPYFDGFRDLATNGVDKAVLNGFRMLGKLGGEWLESESDYRRDIEDIMSHGVRDKPDVNVVATRDDKGVSVLVWHYHDDDEAGPAANVSLSIDGWDNRPASLKHFRMDEQHSNSFRVWKEMGKPQDPQGADYAKLEASGKLVQIDEKAAISVKDGKVDLHFSLPRQGVSLLRLDW, from the coding sequence GTGACCGTTCAAGAGGAAAAGACGATGACGAGTTCCTATGACGTGACCATCAACGTTCACGCCAGCAAGCCGACAGGGCCTTACAAGCCGCTGTGGAACTGGTTCGGTTATGACGAGCCGAACTACACCTATTCCCCGCATGGCAAGAAGCTCCTGAAAGAGCTGACGGAGCTCAGCCCCGTTGCGCCGCGCATCCGCGCGCATAATCTATTGACGAGCGGCGACGGCAAGCCAGCGCTGAAATGGGGCTCGACCAATGCTTATACAGAGGATGCCAACGGCAATCCCGTCTATGACTGGACGATCATCGACCAGATCTTCGACACCTATGTCGAAGCCGGCAACATCCCGCTGATCCAGATCGGCTTCACGCCGGAAGCGCTTTCCGATTTCGACGGTCCCTACAAGCATCATTGGGAGCCGGCCGACCGTTACGCAACGATCACCACCGGCTGGACCGCCCCGCCGAAAGACTTGAAGAAATGGGGCGACCTGATCGAGGCCTGGGCGAGGCATCTGGCCGATCGCTACGGCGAGGACGTCGTTTCCTCGTGGCCTTGGGAAGTCTGGAACGAGCCCGACGGCCATTACTGGACCGGCACGATCCCGGAATTCTGCGCCATGTACGATGCGAGTGCTCGCGCCGTAAAGCGCGCCATGCCCAAGGCGCGCGTAGGCGGACCACACACCTGCGGCGCTTTTGCCAATGAGAAGGCACAGACCTTTCTCCGCGCCTTCCTGCGCCACGTCGTCGAAAGCAAGCCGCCACTCGATTTCATCGCCTTCCATGCCAAGGGAAATCCGGTCATCTTCGATGGTCATGTGCGCATGGGCCTGCACAAGCAGTTGCGAGACATCGAGACCAATCTCGCCATCATCAACGAGTTCCCGGAATTGCGGCATCTGCCCGTCGTCATCGGCGAATCGGACCCTGAAGGGTGCGCCGCCTGCTCGGCTCGCGTTCATCCGCAAAACGGCTATCGCAACGGCCCGCTCTACAGCGTCTATGTCGTCGAGAGCATGATCCGTACCTATGAACTGTCGCGTCGCGCCAATATCGAGATCGAGGGCGCGGTTACCTGGGCCTTCCTCTTCGATGACCAGCCCTATTTCGACGGCTTCCGGGATCTGGCGACGAACGGCGTCGACAAGGCCGTGCTGAACGGCTTCCGCATGCTCGGCAAACTCGGCGGCGAATGGCTCGAATCAGAAAGCGATTATCGCCGCGATATCGAGGACATCATGAGCCACGGCGTTCGCGACAAGCCCGACGTCAATGTTGTGGCGACCCGCGACGACAAGGGTGTCTCGGTTCTCGTCTGGCACTATCATGACGACGACGAGGCAGGCCCCGCTGCCAATGTCAGCCTCTCCATCGACGGCTGGGACAACCGACCGGCCTCGCTCAAGCACTTCCGGATGGATGAGCAACATTCCAACTCCTTCCGCGTCTGGAAGGAAATGGGCAAGCCGCAGGATCCGCAGGGCGCCGATTACGCCAAACTCGAAGCCTCCGGAAAGCTCGTACAGATCGACGAAAAGGCCGCGATTTCCGTCAAGGACGGCAAGGTCGATCTGCATTTCTCCCTGCCGCGTCAAGGCGTGTCTCTCCTGCGCCTGGACTGGTGA
- a CDS encoding ABC transporter substrate-binding protein, with translation MKFPRFAVIALLSLAALPAYAQDFIAGIPRNETLIIQGTPQQNADWFNVWAPGGGGAANVNGLQQLTTDTLWFINPEGGPDAWQNALATEPPAYNADFTQMTVKLRNGIYWSDGVEFTSDDVVYTVKTQIDHPGMSWSAPFTVNVASVENPDPQTVVFHLKKPNSRFHTLFTVRWNAAWIMPKHVFEKAGDPLSFKNNPPVSLGAYVLQSYDKGGNWTIWKLRDDWQRTSIGMAAKEPPQVKYVVYRAAGNPEARVIEQRNHNLDVINDMAPEGMFAMMRDSKSVASWLKGFPFAHPDPTLPSVLLNTKKAPFDNKDVRWALALMIDIRAVALGSYRGAANLAALATPPTGSAPDDYYAPMQDWLTNFELDTGSRKIKPYDPNISAQIATMVRGQWGDQIPTDPKQLQRTFGFGWWKQDVQAAGELLQKAGFKKSGKQWLKPDGTPFTIRLQVEGDAIPTLARAGTVIAQQWSQNGIATKVDVAGPTNGQRLSTGDYEAAIYWSIETWGGHPDLSFFLDSYHSEFIKPLGQIQPPRNLQRWQDPRLDQIIAKNRSIAFDSPDVTKVGQDFLKLAVEEMPMIPLMAYNKFAPFDTTYWTNYPSAENPYSASGPNWSNIRYMVVGLKANPDAPKN, from the coding sequence ATGAAGTTCCCTAGATTTGCAGTGATTGCCCTATTGTCTCTCGCCGCCCTCCCTGCCTATGCGCAGGATTTCATTGCCGGTATTCCGCGCAACGAAACGCTGATCATTCAGGGCACGCCGCAACAGAATGCAGACTGGTTCAACGTGTGGGCGCCGGGTGGCGGCGGTGCTGCCAATGTCAACGGCCTGCAGCAACTGACGACCGACACGCTGTGGTTCATCAATCCTGAAGGCGGCCCTGATGCATGGCAGAATGCCCTGGCCACCGAGCCTCCAGCCTATAATGCCGATTTCACTCAGATGACGGTGAAGCTGCGCAATGGCATCTACTGGAGCGACGGTGTCGAATTCACCAGCGACGATGTGGTCTATACGGTGAAGACGCAGATCGACCATCCCGGCATGTCCTGGAGCGCGCCCTTTACCGTCAATGTCGCCAGCGTTGAAAATCCCGATCCGCAGACGGTCGTCTTCCATCTGAAGAAACCCAATTCGCGCTTCCACACGCTGTTTACCGTGCGCTGGAACGCCGCCTGGATCATGCCGAAACATGTTTTCGAAAAGGCCGGCGATCCGCTGTCGTTCAAGAACAACCCGCCGGTCTCGCTAGGCGCCTATGTGCTGCAGAGCTACGACAAGGGCGGCAACTGGACGATTTGGAAACTGCGCGACGACTGGCAGCGCACCTCGATCGGCATGGCCGCCAAGGAGCCGCCGCAGGTCAAGTATGTCGTCTATCGTGCCGCCGGAAATCCCGAGGCTCGCGTCATCGAGCAGCGCAATCACAATCTCGATGTGATCAACGACATGGCGCCCGAGGGCATGTTTGCGATGATGCGCGACAGCAAGAGCGTCGCCTCCTGGCTGAAGGGCTTCCCCTTCGCCCATCCCGATCCGACCCTGCCGTCTGTGCTGCTCAACACGAAGAAAGCGCCCTTCGACAACAAGGATGTCCGGTGGGCGCTGGCGCTGATGATCGATATCCGCGCAGTGGCGTTGGGTTCTTACCGTGGCGCTGCCAATCTTGCTGCCCTTGCCACGCCGCCGACGGGTTCGGCGCCCGATGATTATTATGCGCCGATGCAGGATTGGCTCACCAATTTCGAGCTCGATACGGGCAGCCGCAAGATCAAGCCCTATGACCCCAACATCTCCGCCCAGATCGCTACCATGGTCCGCGGCCAGTGGGGCGATCAGATCCCGACCGATCCGAAACAGCTTCAGCGCACCTTCGGCTTCGGCTGGTGGAAGCAGGACGTTCAGGCCGCAGGCGAACTCTTACAGAAGGCGGGCTTCAAGAAGAGCGGCAAACAATGGCTGAAGCCTGACGGTACGCCGTTTACAATCCGCCTGCAGGTGGAAGGCGACGCCATCCCGACACTGGCGCGTGCCGGCACGGTCATCGCCCAGCAGTGGAGCCAGAACGGCATCGCCACAAAGGTGGATGTTGCCGGTCCGACCAACGGCCAGCGCCTGAGCACCGGCGATTACGAAGCGGCGATCTACTGGAGCATCGAAACCTGGGGTGGTCATCCGGATCTGTCCTTCTTCCTGGACAGCTACCATTCGGAGTTTATCAAGCCGCTCGGCCAGATCCAGCCGCCGCGCAACCTTCAGCGCTGGCAGGATCCGCGCCTCGATCAGATCATCGCGAAGAACCGATCCATTGCCTTCGATTCTCCTGACGTCACGAAGGTCGGCCAGGATTTCCTGAAGCTCGCCGTCGAGGAGATGCCGATGATCCCGCTGATGGCCTATAACAAGTTCGCTCCGTTCGACACGACCTACTGGACCAACTATCCGAGCGCTGAGAACCCCTATTCGGCTTCGGGGCCGAACTGGTCGAACATTCGTTACATGGTCGTCGGCCTGAAGGCCAACCCGGACGCTCCCAAGAACTGA
- a CDS encoding ABC transporter permease, translated as MNGFLIYAGKRFLQFLFVVITGITLAFLIAHFSPVDPVEQTVSLLTSFGSTDPQAVEILRQSLRELYGTGGPLLDQYFTFWGRVLTGDFGPSLSSFPTPVMTVIGRALPWTVGLLTLATIIAWIIGNLLGALAGYFRNSRLLKLAGIVIMALQPIPTYIIGLSLVILFGFIWPILPISDGAQVNLAPAFNWAFISSVIEHGILPALTLVLVGIGGWFISMRSLVSNIVTDDHVIYAELGGVRSSRIFSHYVARNAMLPQVTGLALSLGNVFGGAVIVEFVFNYPGIGKLLISGIYSGDYSLVLGVTTIAIIAVASAVFVIDIIYPLIDPRVKLG; from the coding sequence ATGAATGGCTTTCTGATCTATGCGGGCAAGCGTTTCCTGCAGTTCCTTTTCGTCGTTATTACCGGCATCACGCTTGCGTTTCTGATCGCACATTTCTCGCCGGTCGATCCGGTGGAGCAGACCGTGTCGCTGCTGACGAGCTTCGGCTCGACCGATCCGCAGGCGGTCGAAATCCTGCGCCAGTCGCTGCGGGAGCTCTATGGAACGGGCGGCCCGCTTCTCGATCAGTATTTCACGTTCTGGGGGCGGGTGTTGACTGGCGATTTCGGTCCCTCGCTGTCCTCCTTCCCGACGCCTGTCATGACCGTGATCGGCCGCGCCTTGCCTTGGACTGTCGGCCTTCTGACGCTCGCGACCATCATCGCCTGGATCATCGGCAACCTGCTCGGCGCGCTTGCCGGCTATTTCCGAAACAGCCGGCTGCTCAAGCTCGCCGGCATCGTCATCATGGCGCTGCAGCCGATCCCGACCTACATTATCGGCCTCAGTCTCGTCATTCTCTTCGGTTTCATCTGGCCGATCCTGCCGATCAGTGACGGCGCCCAGGTCAACCTTGCGCCGGCCTTCAACTGGGCCTTCATCAGCTCGGTGATCGAGCACGGCATCCTGCCGGCGCTGACCCTGGTGCTCGTGGGTATCGGCGGCTGGTTCATCTCCATGCGCTCGCTCGTCTCCAACATCGTCACCGACGACCATGTTATTTATGCCGAGCTTGGTGGCGTGCGCTCAAGCCGCATCTTTTCGCACTATGTGGCCCGCAACGCCATGCTGCCGCAGGTCACGGGCCTGGCACTCAGCCTCGGCAATGTCTTCGGCGGCGCCGTCATCGTCGAATTCGTCTTCAATTACCCTGGTATCGGCAAGCTCCTGATCTCGGGCATCTATTCTGGCGATTACAGCCTGGTGCTCGGCGTGACGACCATTGCCATCATTGCCGTCGCGTCCGCCGTCTTCGTGATCGACATCATCTACCCGCTGATCGATCCGCGCGTGAAACTGGGATAA
- a CDS encoding ABC transporter permease, with product MFKILRDLLRYNKEFLFGTILILIIVGLIVSSFFSPYDETAIYVVIPDMPPSTEFWFGTTSRGQDVFWQIGASLRNTLIFGIIVAVISRLVALVVGLVSGYIGGRTDQVIMGINDTLGALPNIPILLLLVFVLRDQMTWSMLAIVAALLGWTHDSRLIRSVALSLRHREFTRHAVFSGMRTSQILIREHLPYVMPIVFFTTMNNLIWAIGLEVTLSILGFSDINRPTVGGMIYWANAHSAMVAGVWWWIAFPMLFVVILFLGLFMLAMSVNEYIDPRSRLARMGA from the coding sequence ATGTTCAAGATCCTTAGAGACCTGCTCCGCTACAACAAGGAATTCCTCTTCGGGACGATCCTGATTCTGATCATTGTCGGGTTGATCGTCTCATCCTTCTTCTCGCCCTATGACGAGACGGCCATCTATGTCGTGATCCCCGATATGCCACCGTCAACCGAGTTCTGGTTCGGCACGACGTCGCGCGGACAGGATGTCTTCTGGCAGATCGGCGCGTCGCTGCGCAATACGCTCATCTTCGGCATCATCGTCGCCGTCATCAGTCGCCTCGTTGCGCTGGTCGTCGGCCTGGTCTCAGGTTACATCGGGGGGCGCACCGACCAGGTCATCATGGGCATCAACGATACGCTCGGCGCGCTGCCCAATATTCCGATCCTGCTTCTTCTGGTCTTCGTACTGCGTGACCAGATGACATGGTCGATGCTCGCAATCGTCGCGGCCCTGCTCGGCTGGACGCATGACAGCCGCCTCATCCGCTCCGTGGCGCTCTCGCTGCGCCATCGGGAGTTCACCCGGCATGCGGTCTTTTCCGGCATGCGCACGTCGCAAATCCTCATCCGCGAGCATCTTCCCTATGTCATGCCGATTGTCTTCTTCACCACGATGAACAACCTGATCTGGGCGATCGGCCTTGAAGTGACGCTCTCCATTCTCGGCTTTTCCGACATCAACCGGCCGACCGTCGGCGGCATGATCTATTGGGCCAATGCCCATTCCGCCATGGTCGCCGGTGTCTGGTGGTGGATCGCCTTCCCGATGCTCTTCGTAGTGATCCTCTTCCTCGGCCTCTTCATGCTCGCCATGTCGGTCAACGAATATATCGATCCGCGCTCGCGGCTCGCCCGGATGGGAGCCTGA
- a CDS encoding ABC transporter ATP-binding protein: protein MQNLLRKAPLTLVENSRDALTIDGLKCYYVNDYFGVRREIRAVDDISLTVRKNEIYGIAGESSSGKTSLIKTLAGAIRPPMRVVGGTVNFNFGGKQIDVYGEPQKMKAARWRHLSYIMQGSMNVLNPVRRVKHAFNDFASQHMDLDPVAFRQRVEAHLARLHLDPHVLEAFPHQLSGGMRQRLTIALATVCEPEFIIADEPTTALDVLVQQDVLALIKEVQTRMQASVIFVTHDMSVHAAITDRLAIMYAGRLAEEGPTQAIFDNPQHPYTVHLIGSLPRIGDTKTRKSLQGKPPALSNPPPGCRFHPRCPIAIERCSKEVPVMQPSATGGRVACFRAGEYKIQ from the coding sequence ATGCAGAACCTTTTGAGGAAAGCGCCCTTGACCCTCGTCGAAAATTCCCGGGACGCGCTGACGATCGACGGGCTGAAATGCTATTACGTCAACGACTATTTCGGCGTGCGGCGCGAGATCCGCGCGGTCGACGATATCAGCCTGACGGTGCGCAAGAACGAGATCTACGGCATCGCCGGAGAATCTTCGAGCGGCAAGACCTCGCTGATCAAGACGCTTGCCGGCGCCATTCGCCCGCCGATGCGTGTCGTCGGCGGCACTGTCAATTTCAACTTCGGCGGCAAGCAGATCGACGTCTATGGCGAGCCGCAGAAAATGAAGGCCGCGCGCTGGCGGCACCTGTCCTATATCATGCAGGGCTCGATGAACGTGCTGAACCCGGTCCGGCGTGTGAAGCATGCCTTCAACGATTTTGCCTCCCAGCATATGGATCTCGATCCAGTCGCTTTTCGTCAGCGTGTCGAGGCGCATCTTGCCCGCCTGCATCTCGACCCGCATGTGCTCGAAGCCTTTCCGCATCAACTCTCAGGCGGCATGCGCCAGCGACTGACCATTGCACTGGCGACCGTCTGTGAACCGGAATTCATCATTGCCGACGAGCCGACGACGGCGCTCGACGTTCTGGTGCAGCAGGATGTTCTTGCGCTGATCAAGGAAGTCCAGACGCGCATGCAGGCCTCGGTCATCTTTGTGACACACGATATGTCCGTGCATGCCGCGATCACCGATCGCTTAGCCATCATGTATGCCGGGCGGCTTGCCGAAGAAGGGCCGACCCAGGCGATCTTCGACAATCCGCAGCATCCCTACACGGTTCATCTGATCGGCAGCCTGCCGCGGATCGGCGATACGAAAACCAGAAAGAGCCTGCAGGGCAAACCGCCGGCGCTTTCCAATCCGCCGCCCGGGTGCCGCTTCCACCCGCGGTGTCCGATCGCGATCGAGAGATGCTCGAAAGAAGTGCCCGTCATGCAGCCAAGCGCGACCGGCGGGCGTGTCGCCTGTTTCAGGGCAGGGGAGTATAAGATCCAATGA
- a CDS encoding ABC transporter ATP-binding protein, protein MSGEHLLELENVTKLFPIGGFFSRAKMAAVNDVSFALETGRPEIFTIVGESGSGKSTLAKMILGSEKADRGTIRFDGADIGDIRSRSAREAFMARVQPVFQNPFEAFNPLTRIDEYLFATAHRFKGAKSRAEREALADAALQRVGLSIAEVRGRYSHELSGGQLQRIAVARALIPEPKLIVADEPVSMVDASLRMSIVNLFRELRDTLKVSIIYITHDLATAYYIADRVIIMRKGVVVESGDARAVLDNPQHEYSIALKNAVLPPDPHEASAIIRQRQQEGASVPRKIARA, encoded by the coding sequence ATGAGCGGCGAACACCTTCTCGAACTTGAGAACGTCACCAAACTGTTTCCGATCGGCGGCTTCTTCTCGCGTGCCAAGATGGCGGCGGTCAACGACGTCAGTTTCGCGCTTGAGACCGGCCGGCCCGAGATTTTCACCATTGTCGGCGAATCCGGCTCCGGCAAGTCCACGCTTGCCAAGATGATTCTCGGCAGTGAAAAGGCCGACCGCGGCACGATCCGCTTCGATGGCGCCGATATCGGCGATATTCGCAGTCGCAGTGCCCGCGAAGCCTTCATGGCCAGGGTCCAGCCGGTTTTCCAGAACCCGTTCGAAGCCTTCAACCCTCTGACGCGCATCGACGAATACCTGTTTGCCACCGCTCATCGTTTCAAGGGTGCCAAGAGCCGCGCTGAGAGGGAGGCGCTTGCCGACGCGGCCCTGCAGCGGGTCGGCCTCTCCATTGCGGAGGTCCGCGGACGTTATTCGCACGAATTGTCGGGTGGCCAGCTTCAGCGCATTGCGGTGGCGCGTGCGCTCATTCCGGAACCGAAGCTGATCGTCGCCGACGAGCCGGTCTCGATGGTGGATGCGTCGCTGCGCATGTCGATCGTCAATCTTTTCCGCGAACTGCGTGATACGCTCAAGGTGTCGATCATCTACATCACCCACGATCTGGCGACGGCCTATTACATCGCCGATCGGGTCATCATCATGCGCAAGGGCGTGGTGGTGGAAAGCGGTGACGCGCGCGCTGTGCTCGACAATCCTCAGCATGAATATTCGATCGCGCTGAAGAATGCCGTCTTGCCGCCCGATCCGCATGAGGCGTCGGCGATCATTCGCCAGCGCCAGCAGGAGGGCGCATCGGTGCCCCGGAAGATTGCGCGCGCCTGA
- a CDS encoding alpha-hydroxy acid oxidase: MRLSDCHNFHDFRRLAKQRLPGPIFNYIDGAADDEVTYRRNTSSFESCDLLPSVLRGVSEVDMSVTVMGQKLAMPVYCSPTALQRLFHHEGERAVAHAAGKFGTMFGVSSLGTISLEEARQISSGPQVYQFYFHRDRGLNREMMARAKQAGVQVMMLTVDSITGGNRERDKRTGFAIPFKLNLAGMAQFAVKPAWAMNYFTHEKFRLPQLDSHVDMGSGTMSISRYFTEMLDPAMNWDDVAEMVKTWGGQFCLKGIMTVEDAKRAIDIGCTGIVLSNHGGRQLDGSRSGFDQLAEIVDAVGDRIDVMVDGGIQRGTHVLKALSLGAKAVGVGRYYLFPLAAAGQAGVERALLQMRTEIERGMKLMGCATVSELSAANLRFRTF, from the coding sequence ATGCGCCTTTCAGACTGCCATAATTTCCATGACTTCCGCCGCCTCGCCAAACAACGCCTTCCCGGGCCGATCTTCAATTATATCGACGGCGCAGCGGATGACGAGGTGACCTACAGGCGCAACACGTCATCCTTCGAAAGCTGCGATCTTCTTCCAAGCGTGCTGCGCGGCGTCAGCGAAGTCGATATGTCGGTCACCGTCATGGGACAGAAACTCGCGATGCCGGTCTATTGTTCGCCGACGGCCCTGCAGCGGCTCTTCCATCATGAGGGCGAAAGGGCGGTTGCCCATGCCGCCGGCAAATTCGGCACGATGTTCGGCGTCTCATCGCTCGGGACGATCAGCCTGGAAGAAGCGCGGCAGATCAGCAGCGGGCCGCAGGTCTACCAGTTCTACTTCCACAGGGATCGCGGCCTCAATCGCGAAATGATGGCGAGGGCCAAGCAGGCAGGCGTCCAGGTGATGATGCTGACGGTCGATAGCATCACCGGCGGCAACCGCGAGCGCGACAAGCGTACCGGCTTTGCCATTCCCTTCAAACTCAATCTCGCCGGCATGGCGCAATTTGCGGTCAAACCGGCCTGGGCGATGAATTATTTCACGCATGAGAAATTCCGCCTGCCGCAACTCGACAGCCATGTGGACATGGGCAGCGGCACCATGTCGATCAGCCGCTATTTCACCGAGATGCTCGATCCCGCCATGAACTGGGACGACGTTGCAGAAATGGTGAAGACCTGGGGCGGACAGTTCTGCCTGAAGGGCATCATGACAGTCGAGGATGCCAAGCGCGCCATCGATATCGGCTGCACCGGTATCGTGCTGTCCAATCACGGTGGACGTCAGCTCGACGGATCGCGAAGCGGCTTCGACCAGCTTGCGGAAATCGTCGATGCCGTAGGCGACCGTATCGATGTCATGGTCGATGGCGGCATTCAGCGCGGCACCCATGTACTGAAGGCCCTGTCGCTCGGCGCCAAGGCCGTCGGCGTCGGCCGCTACTACCTCTTCCCGCTTGCCGCCGCCGGTCAGGCCGGCGTCGAACGGGCGCTCCTGCAGATGAGAACGGAAATCGAGCGCGGCATGAAGCTCATGGGCTGCGCCACCGTCAGCGAGCTCTCTGCAGCCAACCTGCGTTTCCGCACCTTTTGA
- a CDS encoding spermidine synthase — MLPWIQLDSATIPGEGGELRLKQRGSEFSIMLGANELMNSRLSGSEEALATLSHDRIKSHPKPKILIGGLGMGFTLRAALAILPEDASVVVAELVPAVIAWARGAMAEVFKGCLDDPRVAIHQGDVEEAIRAGKASYDAILLDVDNGPDGLTRKSNDRLYDFAGLKSAREALRPGGVLAVWSSGPDPSFTRRLKDSGFAVDAVNTRANGKRGGARHVIWLAVKAGR, encoded by the coding sequence ATGCTCCCCTGGATCCAACTCGATTCCGCGACCATTCCCGGCGAAGGCGGTGAGTTGCGGCTGAAACAGCGCGGCAGCGAATTCTCGATCATGCTCGGCGCCAACGAGCTGATGAACAGCCGGCTCAGCGGTTCCGAAGAAGCGCTCGCCACGCTCTCTCACGACCGCATCAAGTCGCATCCAAAGCCAAAAATCCTGATCGGCGGGCTCGGCATGGGTTTTACGCTGCGGGCTGCGCTCGCGATCCTGCCAGAAGATGCAAGCGTCGTCGTTGCCGAACTGGTGCCTGCGGTCATCGCCTGGGCGCGCGGTGCGATGGCCGAGGTCTTCAAGGGATGCCTCGACGATCCGCGTGTCGCAATCCATCAGGGAGATGTCGAGGAAGCTATCCGCGCCGGCAAGGCCAGCTATGACGCCATCCTGCTCGATGTCGATAACGGCCCCGATGGCTTGACCCGCAAATCCAACGACCGGCTTTATGATTTCGCCGGCCTGAAATCCGCCCGCGAAGCACTCCGCCCTGGCGGCGTGCTCGCGGTCTGGTCCTCCGGACCGGATCCATCCTTCACCCGCCGGCTGAAGGATAGTGGCTTTGCCGTCGATGCGGTCAATACGCGTGCCAACGGCAAGCGCGGCGGCGCACGGCACGTCATTTGGCTCGCGGTCAAAGCTGGTCGCTGA
- the thiD gene encoding bifunctional hydroxymethylpyrimidine kinase/phosphomethylpyrimidine kinase gives MIRNVLSIAGSDPSGGAGIQADLKALSARGVYGMAALTALTAQNTLGVTGVHLVPPHFVAQQIKAVFADVRVDAVKIGMIANAGIAEAVAEALAPHRGIPIVIDPVMIAKGGAALLDPQAVDALTRHLLPLATLLTPNLPEAAALLHEECAQNRKQMASQAERLRALGPAAVLVKGGHLEGDESPDVLSIASGLHWFEARRVPTKNTHGTGCTLSSALAAELAKGVSPQMAVATAKAYLAQAVAAAGELTVGSGHGPVHHFHALWKGAGL, from the coding sequence ATGATCCGCAACGTTTTGTCCATTGCCGGCTCCGACCCATCCGGCGGCGCTGGCATCCAGGCCGATCTCAAGGCTTTGTCGGCCCGTGGCGTTTATGGCATGGCGGCGCTGACGGCGTTGACGGCGCAGAACACGCTGGGTGTGACCGGCGTGCATCTCGTGCCGCCGCATTTCGTCGCCCAGCAGATCAAGGCCGTCTTTGCCGATGTTCGCGTCGATGCCGTCAAGATCGGCATGATCGCCAATGCCGGCATCGCCGAAGCGGTTGCCGAGGCGCTGGCGCCCCATCGCGGCATTCCCATCGTCATCGACCCCGTCATGATCGCCAAGGGAGGAGCGGCTCTCCTCGACCCGCAGGCCGTTGATGCGCTCACACGGCATCTGCTGCCGCTCGCTACGCTCCTCACCCCTAATCTGCCGGAAGCCGCCGCGCTGCTGCACGAAGAGTGTGCCCAAAACCGTAAGCAGATGGCCTCGCAGGCCGAGCGCCTCCGGGCACTTGGTCCCGCTGCCGTGCTGGTCAAAGGGGGCCATCTCGAAGGCGACGAGAGCCCGGACGTGTTGTCGATCGCTTCCGGTCTTCACTGGTTCGAAGCCAGGCGTGTGCCGACGAAGAATACGCATGGCACGGGCTGCACCCTGTCCAGCGCCCTTGCTGCGGAGCTTGCCAAGGGCGTTTCGCCGCAGATGGCGGTCGCAACCGCCAAGGCCTATCTTGCGCAAGCGGTCGCGGCTGCGGGCGAATTGACGGTCGGTTCCGGGCATGGGCCAGTCCACCATTTTCATGCCCTGTGGAAAGGCGCCGGGCTCTGA
- the thiE gene encoding thiamine phosphate synthase, producing MKDFDLSLYLVLDPDLCAGIGMVETTRLAVAGGATMVQLRDKHGGTARMVETGLALKEVLKGTGALLIVNDDVEAAVAIGADGLHIGQDDTGPAAARSMIGPDMILGLSVETEALATAIDPGIVDYAGIGPVFATPTKTDHKQPIGFDGLARLVKAAPVPTVAIGGLKSEHVASVFAAGAEGLAVVSAICGTLDPKAATLRIADEIRKVSR from the coding sequence ATGAAAGACTTTGACCTTTCCCTCTATCTGGTCCTGGATCCTGATCTTTGCGCCGGTATCGGCATGGTCGAGACGACACGGCTCGCCGTTGCGGGTGGCGCGACCATGGTGCAGCTTCGCGACAAACATGGCGGAACGGCAAGAATGGTGGAGACTGGCCTTGCCCTGAAAGAGGTCCTGAAGGGTACAGGCGCGCTGCTGATCGTCAATGACGATGTGGAGGCGGCCGTTGCAATCGGCGCCGACGGGCTGCATATCGGCCAGGACGATACGGGGCCAGCCGCCGCACGTTCGATGATCGGACCGGACATGATCCTCGGCCTGTCGGTGGAGACCGAAGCTCTGGCAACGGCAATCGACCCTGGTATCGTCGATTATGCCGGTATCGGACCAGTCTTTGCCACCCCAACCAAGACGGACCACAAGCAGCCGATCGGCTTTGACGGGCTGGCGAGACTGGTAAAGGCTGCACCCGTTCCAACAGTTGCGATCGGCGGCCTGAAGAGCGAGCATGTCGCTTCCGTCTTTGCAGCAGGCGCCGAGGGGCTCGCTGTCGTCTCGGCGATCTGCGGTACGCTTGATCCGAAGGCTGCGACGCTTCGCATTGCCGATGAAATCAGAAAGGTCAGCCGATGA